The bacterium genome has a segment encoding these proteins:
- a CDS encoding acyl-CoA dehydrogenase, with amino-acid sequence MDFDLSESERAFRDEVRAWLRANAPRREDPGETDLKALIDGRRAWQKRLHDAGYVGITWPREYGGRGAGFMEQLIFSDEMILARAPEPINVIGLGMGGPVVIAHGTEEQKRRYLPPLLSAEEIWCQGFSEPNAGSDLSGLQTRAEDRGDHYLVNGQKVWTTLAQVARWCMLVARERTGANPRDGLTYLLVDMESPGVEVRPLVQITGDAEFNEIFFKDVQVPKSQVLGEAGNGWAVAMTTLLHERGTLGMALSTRAQITAAELAQHARRLGRGSDPLVRQKIAQYTIEARALQLNGYRAVTAMKRDGIPGPEGSILKLMWSELNQRMAETAVDLAGPAGQVGDGEGWKYQFLRSRANTIEAGTSEVLRNILAERVLGLPRSR; translated from the coding sequence GTGGACTTCGACCTGAGCGAGTCCGAAAGGGCGTTTCGGGACGAGGTCCGCGCGTGGCTGAGGGCCAACGCCCCTCGCCGGGAGGACCCGGGCGAGACCGACCTGAAGGCCCTCATCGACGGCCGGCGCGCCTGGCAAAAGCGGCTCCATGACGCGGGCTATGTCGGCATCACCTGGCCCCGGGAATACGGCGGCCGCGGCGCCGGCTTCATGGAGCAGCTGATCTTCAGCGACGAGATGATCCTGGCCCGGGCGCCGGAGCCGATCAACGTCATCGGCCTCGGCATGGGCGGTCCGGTGGTCATCGCCCACGGCACCGAAGAGCAGAAGCGACGTTACCTGCCGCCGCTGCTGTCAGCCGAGGAGATCTGGTGCCAGGGCTTCAGCGAACCCAACGCGGGGAGCGACCTCTCCGGCCTCCAGACGCGGGCTGAAGACAGGGGCGACCACTACCTGGTCAACGGACAAAAGGTGTGGACCACGCTCGCCCAGGTCGCCAGGTGGTGCATGTTGGTCGCCCGCGAGCGCACCGGGGCGAACCCCCGCGACGGGCTCACCTATCTGCTGGTCGACATGGAAAGCCCGGGGGTCGAGGTGCGGCCGCTGGTCCAGATCACGGGCGACGCGGAGTTCAACGAGATCTTCTTCAAAGACGTCCAGGTGCCGAAGTCGCAGGTCCTGGGCGAGGCGGGCAACGGCTGGGCGGTGGCCATGACCACGTTGCTGCACGAGCGCGGAACGCTGGGCATGGCGCTGAGCACGCGCGCCCAGATCACCGCGGCCGAGCTGGCTCAACACGCTCGCAGGCTGGGACGCGGATCGGATCCTCTCGTGCGGCAGAAGATCGCGCAGTACACGATCGAGGCGCGGGCGCTGCAGCTCAACGGCTACCGCGCCGTCACCGCCATGAAGCGCGACGGCATCCCCGGACCAGAGGGTTCCATCCTCAAGCTCATGTGGTCGGAGCTCAACCAGCGGATGGCGGAGACGGCGGTGGACCTCGCCGGCCCGGCCGGCCAGGTGGGCGACGGCGAAGGCTGGAAGTACCAGTTCCTGCGCTCGCGGGCGAACACCATCGAGGCCGGCACCTCTGAGGTGCTACGCAACATTCTTGCCGAGAGGGTGCTGGGCCTGCCGCGAAGCCGCTAG
- a CDS encoding transcriptional regulator: protein MFLPSQRHELPDHFLALANPTRLRILERLGKVGEENVNDLAAHLRMSQPRISWHLRMLRVGGVIRTRRDGRQVYCSLDVENIARERARLDELLGITGRVKVREEVGA from the coding sequence ATGTTTCTACCGAGCCAGCGGCACGAGCTCCCCGATCACTTCCTGGCCTTGGCCAACCCCACCCGTCTGCGCATTCTTGAGCGGCTGGGTAAGGTCGGAGAGGAGAACGTCAACGACCTGGCCGCCCACCTCCGCATGAGCCAGCCGCGCATCTCGTGGCATTTGCGGATGCTCCGGGTCGGCGGGGTGATCAGGACTCGGCGGGACGGCCGCCAGGTTTACTGCTCGCTGGACGTCGAGAACATCGCGCGCGAGCGCGCGCGCCTGGACGAGTTGCTTGGAATTACCGGACGAGTAAAAGTTCGTGAGGAGGTCGGCGCATGA
- a CDS encoding inositol-3-phosphate synthase: MTDDRKNGERNGKVRVAIVGVGNCASSLVQGVHFYRDASPKDTVPGLMHVDLGGYHIRDIEFVAAFDIDKKKVGLDLSEAIFSGANNTVKFTDVPSLGVKVQRGMTHDGIGKYLTDIVQKAPGETSDVVGILKETQADVVVSYLPVGSEEATKWYVEQALAAGVGFVNCIPVFIAREAYWQKRFQEKNLPIIGDDIKSQVGATILHRVLTRLFSDRGVKLERTYQLNFGGNTDFLNMLERDRLMSKKISKTRSVTSQLDYEVGADNVHIGPSDYVPWLHDRKWAYIRLEGRSFGDVPLNVELKLEVHDSPNSAGIVIDAVRCAKLALDRGIGGALEGPASYFMKSPPVQYSDNDARRLVEEFIEGGKAGADGRVRPVPRAKTATAPDRR; this comes from the coding sequence ATGACAGACGATCGGAAGAACGGTGAACGAAACGGCAAGGTGCGCGTTGCGATAGTGGGTGTCGGCAACTGTGCCTCCTCGCTCGTGCAGGGCGTGCACTTCTATCGCGACGCTTCACCCAAGGACACCGTGCCCGGTCTCATGCACGTCGACCTCGGCGGCTACCACATTCGCGACATCGAGTTCGTCGCGGCGTTCGACATCGACAAGAAGAAGGTCGGCCTCGACCTCTCAGAGGCGATATTCTCGGGCGCCAACAACACCGTGAAGTTCACCGACGTCCCCTCGCTCGGCGTCAAGGTCCAGCGCGGCATGACGCACGACGGCATCGGCAAATACCTCACCGACATCGTCCAGAAGGCGCCGGGCGAGACGTCGGACGTGGTCGGCATCTTGAAGGAGACGCAGGCCGACGTCGTCGTCAGCTACCTGCCCGTCGGATCCGAAGAGGCGACCAAGTGGTACGTCGAGCAAGCGCTGGCGGCCGGAGTCGGATTCGTCAACTGCATCCCTGTGTTCATCGCCCGCGAGGCCTACTGGCAGAAGCGCTTCCAGGAGAAGAACCTGCCGATCATCGGCGACGACATCAAGTCGCAGGTCGGCGCGACCATCCTCCATCGGGTCCTGACCCGCCTCTTCAGCGATCGGGGCGTCAAGCTCGAGCGCACCTACCAGCTCAACTTCGGTGGCAACACCGACTTCCTGAACATGCTCGAGCGGGACCGCCTGATGTCGAAGAAGATTTCGAAGACCCGCTCCGTCACCTCTCAGCTCGACTACGAAGTGGGCGCCGACAACGTGCACATCGGCCCCTCCGACTACGTGCCCTGGCTGCACGACCGAAAGTGGGCGTACATCCGGCTGGAGGGCCGCTCGTTCGGCGATGTTCCGCTCAACGTCGAGCTCAAGCTCGAGGTCCACGACTCGCCCAACTCGGCGGGGATCGTCATCGACGCCGTCCGCTGCGCCAAGCTGGCGCTCGACCGGGGCATCGGAGGGGCGCTGGAGGGGCCGGCCTCCTACTTCATGAAGTCGCCCCCGGTGCAGTACAGCGACAACGACGCCAGGCGTTTGGTGGAGGAGTTCATCGAAGGTGGTAAGGCGGGAGCCGATGGCCGCGTCCGCCCCGTCCCCCGCGCGAAGACGGCGACCGCCCCTGATCGGCGCTAA
- the hisC gene encoding histidinol-phosphate transaminase translates to MPPSFLRKALAGFHAYVPGEQPPDDEDWVKLNTNESPLPPSPRVIEAIRAAADDSLRLYPSPTAAPARRAIAGHFGLNARQVSVGNGADDLIEMCFRAFAGAGDRVAYPTPTYPLLEPLCRLHEAAPAAHPTADGWSWTPSLAEDPAPLKFLVNPNSPTGTWHNRASVEHVLARSRGVVVLDEAYVDFAAESQVELLARYNNLLITRTMSKSYALAGMRIGFALAHPDLIEALDAVKDSYNLDRLAVVAAAAAIQDEDHHRRIVDHVVAERAWLGDRLHEFGFEHSPSAANFVFVKSPPGSTAAAVADALRERRILIRHYDRDPIAGWFRITIGTRAQHERLLAALKEIV, encoded by the coding sequence ATGCCGCCAAGCTTCTTGAGGAAGGCCCTCGCGGGCTTTCACGCATACGTCCCCGGCGAGCAGCCGCCCGACGATGAGGACTGGGTCAAGCTCAACACCAACGAGTCGCCGCTGCCGCCATCGCCGAGGGTCATCGAAGCGATCAGGGCCGCGGCTGACGATTCGCTGCGGCTCTACCCCAGCCCGACGGCGGCGCCGGCCCGCCGGGCCATCGCCGGTCACTTCGGCCTGAACGCGAGGCAGGTCTCCGTCGGCAATGGCGCTGACGATCTGATCGAGATGTGCTTTCGGGCGTTCGCCGGGGCCGGCGACCGCGTCGCGTATCCGACCCCGACCTATCCGCTGCTGGAACCCCTGTGCCGGCTGCACGAGGCGGCGCCCGCCGCCCATCCGACCGCTGACGGTTGGAGCTGGACCCCCAGCCTTGCCGAGGACCCGGCTCCGCTCAAGTTTCTCGTCAATCCCAACTCGCCCACCGGCACATGGCACAACCGGGCGTCGGTCGAGCACGTCCTGGCGCGATCACGCGGCGTGGTCGTGCTGGACGAGGCCTATGTCGATTTCGCCGCCGAGTCGCAGGTGGAGCTCCTCGCCCGATACAACAATCTCCTCATCACTCGGACGATGTCCAAGTCGTACGCGCTGGCGGGCATGCGAATTGGATTCGCGCTCGCCCACCCCGACCTCATCGAGGCGCTGGACGCGGTCAAGGATTCGTACAACTTGGACCGCCTCGCGGTCGTCGCGGCGGCGGCGGCGATCCAGGACGAGGACCACCATCGCCGGATCGTCGACCACGTGGTCGCCGAGCGCGCCTGGCTGGGGGACCGGCTTCACGAGTTTGGCTTCGAGCATTCGCCATCGGCGGCGAACTTCGTCTTCGTCAAATCACCGCCAGGCAGCACCGCCGCCGCGGTCGCGGACGCGCTGCGTGAGCGGCGAATCCTGATCCGCCATTACGATCGGGACCCAATCGCCGGCTGGTTCCGCATCACGATCGGGACCCGAGCGCAACACGAACGCCTGCTGGCGGCACTCAAGGAGATCGTTTGA
- a CDS encoding LLM class flavin-dependent oxidoreductase — MAKVGIMIEGQEGLTWDRWRRICFDADTLGFDSLRRSDHLVSLMGAPERDCIECWVSLALAAQWTSRIEFGPMVSPMTFRPASLLARMAASVDGLSGGRLILGVGAGWNEHEHAEFGIPFFTLKQRFDLLEEGVRTLRATWLKSNPKPIRNPIPLLIGGKGEKRTLPIVAREASEWNLSRLDADLYRQRRQVLDACCREIGRDPASIRHSVLTSYLIGRDRSDLRERAARVSEIVRALRGMTPEEVIADRKGRWLVGTPEQIVDQMRGHAALGVDLFMLQHFLLDDQDALQLLAEEVIPAVA; from the coding sequence ATGGCGAAGGTCGGGATCATGATCGAGGGCCAGGAAGGACTCACCTGGGATCGCTGGCGCCGCATCTGCTTCGACGCCGACACGCTCGGCTTCGACTCGCTGCGTCGCAGCGACCATCTCGTCTCGTTGATGGGAGCTCCCGAACGGGACTGCATCGAATGCTGGGTCTCGCTCGCGCTCGCGGCGCAATGGACGAGCAGGATCGAGTTCGGGCCGATGGTGAGTCCGATGACGTTTCGCCCCGCATCATTGCTGGCACGCATGGCCGCGTCGGTGGACGGGCTCTCGGGCGGCCGGCTCATCCTCGGTGTCGGCGCCGGGTGGAACGAGCATGAGCACGCGGAGTTCGGCATCCCGTTCTTCACCCTCAAGCAGCGATTCGACCTGCTCGAGGAGGGCGTGCGGACGCTGCGTGCCACGTGGCTCAAATCCAACCCCAAGCCGATCCGGAACCCGATCCCGCTCCTGATCGGCGGCAAGGGCGAGAAGCGAACACTTCCGATCGTGGCGCGCGAGGCATCGGAGTGGAACCTGTCGCGACTTGACGCGGACCTGTACCGGCAGAGGCGTCAGGTGCTCGACGCGTGCTGCCGCGAGATCGGCCGCGACCCGGCGTCGATCCGCCACTCGGTGCTGACGAGCTACCTCATCGGGCGCGATCGGTCAGACCTTCGCGAGCGGGCGGCCCGGGTCAGCGAAATCGTCCGCGCTTTGCGGGGCATGACTCCTGAAGAAGTGATCGCAGACCGGAAAGGCCGGTGGCTTGTCGGCACGCCGGAGCAGATCGTGGACCAGATGCGGGGCCATGCCGCGCTCGGCGTCGACCTCTTCATGCTGCAGCACTTCCTCCTCGACGACCAAGACGCCCTGCAGCTGCTCGCTGAGGAAGTGATTCCGGCGGTTGCCTGA
- a CDS encoding PHP domain-containing protein gives MDLLRLSHAQILTQCAGTRMIAPPHLGSPRGGEGDIDAIAAAQALSEIGYLLRQDPKEVFRAKAFSAAAWALAVQRPDLTALHRAARLTSIEGVGAGIAKVLADLVETGGSRYLERLRTENRQPARPDESTIELAAYQGDLHSHTDWSDGRATMLDLARGAEALGYRYLGITDHSPRIKVVHGLDAERLLAQSREMADVQAQLDGLTLLQGIEVDILEDGALDLPDTVLELLDVVIASPHVKLRQEPAAMTERMLRAVSNPHVDVIGHPTGRRPGAREGATYDFEAVFKAAARHNVALEIDCDPARMDLSPEMARLALESGCDFALDADAHAPAELAYVPMAAWIARRAGIPQARILNWRSLDELTMALH, from the coding sequence ATGGACCTGCTTCGGCTTAGCCATGCGCAGATCCTCACACAATGTGCGGGTACAAGGATGATTGCGCCCCCCCACCTGGGCTCTCCCCGCGGCGGGGAGGGCGATATCGACGCGATCGCAGCCGCGCAGGCCCTGTCGGAGATCGGATACCTGCTGCGGCAAGACCCGAAGGAGGTTTTCCGCGCCAAGGCGTTCTCGGCCGCCGCCTGGGCGCTCGCCGTTCAGCGGCCAGACCTCACGGCCCTGCATCGCGCCGCCCGCCTCACGTCGATCGAGGGCGTCGGCGCCGGCATCGCCAAGGTCCTGGCCGACCTCGTCGAGACCGGCGGCAGCCGGTACCTGGAGCGGTTGCGCACCGAGAACCGGCAGCCGGCGCGGCCCGATGAGTCCACCATCGAGCTGGCCGCCTACCAGGGCGACCTGCACTCGCACACGGATTGGAGCGACGGGCGGGCGACCATGCTCGACCTCGCGCGCGGCGCCGAAGCCCTCGGCTACCGGTACCTGGGGATCACCGACCATTCGCCGCGCATCAAGGTCGTGCACGGGCTTGACGCCGAACGCCTGCTGGCGCAATCACGCGAGATGGCGGACGTTCAGGCTCAGCTCGATGGGCTGACGCTGCTGCAGGGAATCGAGGTCGACATCCTGGAGGACGGTGCGCTCGACCTCCCCGACACCGTGCTGGAACTGCTTGACGTCGTGATCGCCTCGCCTCACGTCAAGCTGCGACAGGAACCGGCGGCGATGACGGAACGGATGCTGCGCGCGGTCTCCAACCCGCACGTCGACGTCATCGGTCACCCGACGGGCCGGCGTCCCGGAGCGAGAGAAGGCGCGACCTACGACTTCGAGGCGGTCTTCAAGGCGGCGGCGCGGCATAACGTGGCGCTCGAGATCGACTGCGACCCGGCTCGCATGGACCTCTCGCCGGAGATGGCGCGGCTGGCACTCGAAAGCGGCTGCGACTTCGCGCTCGACGCTGACGCCCACGCTCCCGCCGAGCTGGCCTACGTGCCGATGGCGGCGTGGATAGCGCGGCGGGCGGGCATCCCGCAAGCACGCATCCTCAACTGGCGATCGCTCGACGAACTTACGATGGCTCTGCACTGA
- a CDS encoding glycosyltransferase family 1 protein yields MESGLPAVLGIEMRVGLVSPYDFASPGGVNDHVRHLARQLRHAGHETRIFAPSSRADIDFDTARFYRIGSPIAIPVNESVARITLSFHLASRVAAIVERERFDVLHFHEPLMPALPMTMLRMSTTANVGTFHAFARSNVGYYYGRRWLAPNLAHIDRGIAVSRPASEFLHRYFPDFPLRVIPNGIDVDVFKPGLAPIRHLRDESINVLFVGRLEKRKGLGDLLRGFEFMRARVPQSRLIVVGDGPLRGRVEAYIAKHRVPDVVLAGYVPDSVLPRYYNSADIFCAPATGGESFGIVLLEAMASGLPVVATEIEGYLSVLEPGRDSMTVRPKGWAELGAALIILARDAELRRRMGAYAHDKARRYAWDAVAAQVIEVYQDARRAAAARLVRGGEAARPAAALTKEVTNVHHAV; encoded by the coding sequence ATGGAATCCGGCCTGCCGGCCGTGCTGGGGATCGAGATGAGGGTCGGGCTGGTTTCGCCTTACGACTTCGCGTCGCCGGGCGGCGTGAACGACCATGTGCGGCACCTGGCGCGTCAGCTTCGCCACGCCGGGCACGAGACGCGGATCTTCGCCCCCTCGAGCCGCGCCGACATCGACTTCGACACCGCGCGCTTCTATCGCATCGGCAGCCCCATCGCCATCCCGGTGAACGAATCAGTCGCGCGGATCACGCTGAGCTTCCACCTCGCCAGCCGGGTGGCCGCCATCGTCGAGAGAGAGCGCTTCGACGTCCTCCATTTCCACGAGCCGCTCATGCCGGCTCTGCCGATGACGATGCTGCGCATGTCCACCACCGCGAACGTCGGCACGTTCCATGCCTTCGCACGCTCCAACGTCGGTTACTACTACGGCCGGCGCTGGCTCGCGCCGAACCTTGCCCATATCGATAGGGGGATCGCGGTCAGCCGGCCGGCGAGCGAATTCTTGCACCGCTACTTCCCCGACTTCCCGCTGCGGGTCATCCCGAACGGGATTGACGTCGACGTTTTCAAACCCGGCTTGGCTCCCATCCGTCACCTTCGAGACGAGAGCATCAACGTCCTGTTCGTCGGCCGCCTCGAAAAGCGCAAAGGCCTCGGCGACCTGCTGCGCGGCTTCGAGTTCATGCGCGCCCGCGTGCCGCAGAGCCGTCTGATCGTCGTCGGCGACGGACCGCTGCGCGGCCGGGTCGAGGCGTACATCGCCAAGCACCGCGTCCCGGATGTCGTCCTGGCGGGCTACGTTCCGGACAGCGTACTTCCGCGCTACTACAACAGCGCGGACATCTTCTGCGCGCCGGCGACGGGGGGAGAGAGCTTCGGCATCGTGCTGCTGGAGGCCATGGCGTCCGGGCTGCCCGTCGTGGCGACCGAGATCGAGGGCTATCTCTCGGTGCTCGAACCGGGACGCGACAGCATGACCGTCCGGCCCAAGGGTTGGGCCGAGCTCGGAGCCGCGTTGATCATCCTGGCCAGGGACGCCGAGCTGAGGCGGCGCATGGGTGCGTACGCGCATGACAAAGCGCGGCGATATGCATGGGATGCTGTGGCGGCGCAGGTGATCGAGGTCTATCAGGACGCTCGGCGGGCCGCCGCCGCCCGCCTCGTCAGGGGCGGCGAAGCGGCTCGCCCGGCGGCCGCGCTCACCAAGGAAGTGACGAATGTTCACCACGCGGTTTGA
- a CDS encoding CDP-alcohol phosphatidyltransferase family protein codes for MFTTRFEAWVRRKAEALVSAVGRVPLTPNQVTVVGLALTFAAAALTAFDHLRWAGVVLIFAGTCDILDGALARSTRASYPYGAFLDSTLDRYSEGAIYIGLTAYFVSAGGPLERWLVLATLAALAGSFLVSYVRARAQSLGFTCDSGLFARPERVVVTVVGLIFGGVVLYAVVFLLAVLTNLTALQRIREVWLQGRAQRLAVEREASAAEAAQAAPKSGTTATP; via the coding sequence ATGTTCACCACGCGGTTTGAGGCCTGGGTCCGCCGGAAGGCGGAGGCCCTGGTGTCTGCTGTCGGCCGGGTTCCGCTGACGCCGAACCAGGTCACCGTCGTGGGGCTGGCGCTGACCTTCGCCGCCGCGGCGCTCACGGCGTTCGACCACCTGCGGTGGGCGGGCGTCGTGCTGATCTTCGCCGGCACGTGCGACATCCTCGACGGCGCGCTCGCGCGCTCGACCCGCGCCAGCTACCCGTATGGAGCGTTCCTCGACTCGACCCTCGACCGCTACTCCGAAGGCGCCATCTACATCGGGCTGACCGCATATTTCGTCAGCGCGGGCGGGCCGCTCGAGCGGTGGCTCGTGCTCGCGACGCTGGCCGCGCTGGCCGGCTCGTTTCTGGTGAGCTACGTGCGTGCCCGCGCCCAGAGCCTCGGTTTCACATGTGACTCCGGCCTCTTCGCCCGGCCGGAGCGGGTGGTGGTGACCGTGGTGGGCTTGATCTTCGGCGGGGTCGTGCTTTACGCCGTGGTATTTCTACTGGCGGTGCTGACCAACCTGACGGCTCTGCAGCGCATTCGCGAGGTCTGGCTGCAAGGCCGGGCGCAGCGCCTGGCCGTCGAACGCGAGGCCAGCGCGGCCGAGGCCGCCCAGGCCGCGCCCAAGAGCGGGACGACGGCCACCCCGTGA
- a CDS encoding DHA2 family efflux MFS transporter permease subunit: MARSRRRGRAPRPSLGEHRPMSALATHDMAAAPAQGGIDRGVLAVFAGLMLGSLIASLNLTLVAPALPTIVAELGGIADYSWIPISAMLASTIVVPVAGKLSDIYGRRPLYMTGIVVFTLGSVLCGIAPNFWFLVFARFVQGAGMGFIMPLSQAIIGDIISPRARGKYQGMMGASFGLASIVGPAAGGFITDHFTWRWLFFVNVPFAALTLLVVALYMHVPNERRKHAIDVWGSITLSLGITCALLATVWGGGQYAWNSWPIVGLYSTAAISFVAFAWIETRAPEPVLPLHLWKSSIFTFSNIAGMGVAMSMFGAIYFLPVFVQGVIGNSVTNSGAILVPMLVAMIVTSVGSGQLISHTGRYKVLVLGGLAVMGAGFYMLTTFDINTTNQTAIEAMILIGLGLGVTMQTYTLVVQNSVSRTDMAVATSATQLSRSIGAAVGLAILGTILTSGMASSLARYLPASALEKLQSSGASSGAGALFDPAQLAHLPPVIAAGIRHGLADALHPVFAAGLPIIAAAFVATLFIRELPLRQTAHVTAGKARAKSEDDAEAAV, encoded by the coding sequence ATGGCGCGCTCTCGCCGACGTGGCCGCGCGCCACGGCCAAGCCTTGGAGAACACCGCCCCATGAGCGCGCTCGCCACCCACGACATGGCCGCGGCCCCGGCCCAAGGGGGCATCGACCGCGGCGTGCTGGCGGTCTTCGCCGGCCTGATGCTCGGGTCCCTGATCGCCTCCCTCAACCTGACGCTGGTCGCGCCGGCTCTGCCCACCATCGTCGCCGAGCTGGGCGGCATCGCCGACTACAGCTGGATACCGATCTCCGCGATGCTCGCCTCGACGATCGTCGTCCCGGTCGCCGGCAAGTTGTCGGACATCTACGGTCGCCGGCCGCTCTACATGACGGGGATCGTCGTCTTCACCCTCGGCTCGGTGCTCTGCGGCATCGCTCCGAACTTCTGGTTCCTGGTGTTCGCCCGCTTCGTGCAGGGCGCCGGCATGGGGTTCATCATGCCGCTCTCGCAGGCCATCATCGGCGACATCATCTCGCCGCGCGCGCGGGGCAAATACCAGGGCATGATGGGCGCCTCCTTCGGACTGGCCTCCATCGTCGGGCCTGCGGCCGGTGGATTCATCACCGACCATTTCACGTGGCGCTGGCTCTTCTTCGTCAACGTGCCGTTCGCCGCTCTGACGCTGCTCGTGGTCGCCCTGTACATGCACGTGCCGAACGAGCGGCGCAAGCACGCGATCGACGTCTGGGGCAGCATCACCCTGTCGCTGGGGATCACCTGCGCGCTGCTGGCGACCGTCTGGGGAGGCGGCCAGTACGCATGGAACTCCTGGCCGATCGTCGGGCTGTACTCGACGGCCGCGATCTCGTTCGTGGCGTTTGCCTGGATCGAGACACGGGCGCCCGAACCGGTGCTGCCCCTTCATCTCTGGAAGAGCAGCATCTTCACCTTTTCGAACATCGCCGGCATGGGCGTCGCCATGTCGATGTTCGGCGCCATCTACTTCCTGCCCGTCTTCGTCCAGGGCGTGATCGGGAACAGCGTCACCAACTCCGGCGCCATCCTCGTGCCGATGCTCGTGGCGATGATCGTGACCAGCGTTGGCAGCGGCCAGCTGATCTCACACACGGGTCGCTACAAAGTCCTGGTGCTCGGCGGCCTGGCCGTGATGGGCGCTGGTTTCTACATGCTGACGACCTTCGACATCAACACCACCAACCAGACCGCGATCGAGGCCATGATCCTCATCGGGCTCGGCCTCGGCGTCACGATGCAGACCTACACGCTCGTGGTGCAGAACTCGGTCAGCCGCACCGACATGGCCGTGGCGACCTCGGCCACGCAGCTGTCACGGTCCATCGGCGCTGCCGTGGGACTGGCGATCCTGGGCACGATTCTCACTTCGGGAATGGCCTCCTCGCTCGCCCGCTACCTCCCGGCCTCGGCATTGGAGAAACTCCAGTCGTCCGGCGCCTCGTCCGGCGCCGGCGCCCTGTTCGATCCCGCGCAGCTGGCACACCTGCCTCCCGTGATCGCCGCCGGCATCCGCCACGGGCTGGCCGACGCGCTGCACCCGGTGTTCGCGGCCGGCCTGCCGATCATTGCCGCGGCCTTCGTCGCCACGCTGTTCATCAGAGAGCTGCCGCTGCGACAGACGGCCCACGTGACCGCCGGCAAGGCGCGGGCCAAAAGCGAAGACGACGCGGAGGCGGCGGTCTAA
- the folE gene encoding GTP cyclohydrolase I FolE: MAKPKQVHGDPIPNLVESLLAELGEDTAREGLRATPRRVSRALRELTDGYGMRPEDVIADAVFDQDYDEMVLVKDIPFYSLCEHHMLPFFGSCHVGYLPKGKVVGLSKIPRLVSVYAHRLQVQERMTKEIAEALNGALAPKGVGVVVEARHLCMEMRGVQKPGGQMITSCMLGAFRKDPRTRAEFLDLVRQP, encoded by the coding sequence ATGGCTAAGCCGAAGCAGGTCCATGGCGATCCGATCCCCAACCTGGTCGAATCGCTTCTCGCCGAGCTGGGCGAGGACACCGCCCGTGAGGGGCTCAGGGCCACGCCGCGTCGCGTCTCTCGAGCCTTGCGCGAGCTCACCGACGGTTACGGGATGCGTCCCGAGGACGTCATCGCGGATGCCGTTTTCGACCAGGACTACGACGAGATGGTGCTGGTCAAGGACATTCCCTTCTACAGCCTGTGCGAGCACCACATGCTGCCGTTCTTCGGCAGCTGCCACGTCGGCTACCTGCCGAAGGGCAAAGTCGTCGGCCTGAGCAAGATCCCACGCCTGGTCAGCGTCTACGCCCACCGCCTGCAGGTCCAGGAGCGGATGACGAAGGAGATCGCCGAGGCGCTGAACGGCGCCCTGGCGCCCAAGGGTGTCGGCGTGGTGGTGGAGGCGCGGCACCTGTGCATGGAGATGCGAGGCGTGCAGAAGCCGGGCGGCCAGATGATCACGTCGTGCATGCTCGGTGCCTTCCGCAAGGATCCGCGCACCCGCGCCGAGTTCCTGGACCTGGTCCGCCAGCCCTAG
- a CDS encoding MarR family transcriptional regulator, with the protein MQQLRALYVLRDEEVASVGRLAELFGVGLPATSLLADRLVRAGFVERHEDTADRRRVLLSLTRAGVQLVTDLREGSHSLLRRWMAELPAEDLAALGRGWRALADVAARHGQALENTAP; encoded by the coding sequence ATGCAGCAGCTGCGAGCGCTGTACGTGCTGCGCGACGAGGAGGTGGCCTCGGTGGGGCGCCTCGCGGAGCTGTTCGGCGTCGGCCTCCCCGCCACGAGCCTGCTGGCGGACCGGCTGGTTCGCGCCGGATTCGTCGAGCGCCACGAAGACACCGCGGATCGGCGGCGCGTCCTGCTCAGCCTCACGCGAGCGGGCGTCCAGCTGGTGACCGACCTTCGCGAAGGCAGCCATTCCCTTCTGCGCCGGTGGATGGCCGAGCTTCCCGCCGAAGATCTCGCGGCCCTCGGGCGCGGATGGCGCGCTCTCGCCGACGTGGCCGCGCGCCACGGCCAAGCCTTGGAGAACACCGCCCCATGA